One segment of Brassica napus cultivar Da-Ae chromosome C3, Da-Ae, whole genome shotgun sequence DNA contains the following:
- the LOC106383548 gene encoding LOW QUALITY PROTEIN: putative pumilio homolog 19 (The sequence of the model RefSeq protein was modified relative to this genomic sequence to represent the inferred CDS: inserted 4 bases in 3 codons) — protein MKRKRILQQRRHVYVXYVHINRHHHSSLHISXTLSHSLQSHNQNPXHPSKTKSKELTYIMANGGDLRSTAAGSSIEQESPVVLPPPPREIPTANIPPARSTAPNTVNLTEENQSLVNSLRYYTALTHQERETFMQSLFNLMTSNEEDGAAQFGEVVSRSDLPRMALLLTSDLDRFLEMARTKNGSKRIQELLGITDDLDTYFFNAITRRFFRFMTDYEASRVGTQGMHVFSQEKKKTMYEHVLRHAIPLACDPSGFAVLKEIIDSLGNPFYRGRLLDIVAQNALYLSYNAHGNYVVQHVLRLNDLRCTHNVAVSLRGRCFGLSFTKFGSFVVQKLLDTEEEAVMVVRELVRCDEESLVRLARSDYGNYVAVKALRVMEERNRIDLFWDLANKLRPYVHLLRGRRIGAILSSLN, from the exons aTGAAACGGAAAAGAATACTCCAGCAACGTCGCCATGTATATG TATACGTTCATATAAATAGGCATCATCATTCATCACTCCACATAT CAACACTTTCTCATTCTCTACAATCACACAACCAAAACCC TCATCCTTCCAAGACAAAGAGCAAAGAGTTAACGTATATAATGGCAAACGGCGGCGATCTCCGTTCTACCGCCGCAGGATCATCCATCGAACAAGAGTCTCCGGTggttcttcctcctcctccacgtGAAATCCCCACCGCCAATATCCCTCCTGCAAGATCCACCGCACCAAATACAGTCAATCTTACTGAAGAGAATCAATCTTTAGTCAACTCATTGCGCTACTACACCGCCTTAACTCATCAAGAAAGGGAGACGTTTATGCAGTCGTTGTTCAACTTAATGACTAGCAACGAAGAAGACGGTGCGGCTCAGTTTGGAGAGGTGGTCTCAAGAAGCGATCTTCCGAGGATGGCCTTGTTGCTGACGTCAGATCTCGATCGTTTCTTGGAGATGGCAAGAACCAAGAACGGCTCCAAACGCATACAGGAGCTACTCGGAATAACAGACGACCTGGACACCTACTTCTTTAACGCTATAACGCGCCGCTTCTTCCGCTTCATGACCGACTATGAGGCGTCCAGAGTCGGGACGCAAGGGATGCATGTTTTCAGCcaggagaagaaaaaaactatgTACGAGCACGTTCTCCGCCACGCGATTCCCCTGGCGTGTGACCCAAGCGGCTTCGCCGTGCTGAAAGAAATCATAGACAGCTTGGGCAATCCTTTCTACAGAGGCCGGCTCTTGGACATAGTCGCGCAGAACGCTCTCTACTTAAGCTACAATGCTCATGGGAACTACGTGGTCCAACACGTGCTTCGACTGAATGACTTACGTTGCACGCATAACGTTGCAGTTAGCCTCAGGGGGCGTTGCTTTGGCCTCTCGTTTACGAAGTTTGGAAGCTTTGTCGTGCAGAAGCTTTTGGATACAGAGGAGGAGGCGGTTATGGTGGTGAGAGAGTTGGTGCGGTGTGATGAAGAGAGTTTGGTGAGGCTGGCGAGGAGTGATTACGGGAATTACGTGGCGGTGAAGGCACTGAGAGTGATGGAGGAGAGGAATCGGATCGATTTGTTTTGGGATTTGGCGAATAAGCTCAGGCCCTACGTTCATCTCTTGCGTGGACGCAGAATTGGAGCAATCCTGAGCTCGCTTAATTAG
- the LOC106383547 gene encoding pumilio homolog 18-like: MANGGDLTATGASIEQESPVVPPPPREIPTANIPPPRFTAPNRVNLTEENQSLLNSIRSSAALTPQERNTLFNLMTSSEENGAAQFREVVSRSDLRRMASLLTSDLDRFLEMARNKNGSNRIQELLGKTDEVDTFFVNAISRRFLHIMADLHASRVAMQGMRVFSQAKKAAMYDYVLHHAVNLACDRGGYTVLKQIINDWCALGHFFYRDQLLYIVALNALRLSYDPHGNYVVQHVLRLNDLRCTHNVSVNLSGHCFGLSFTKLGSYFVGKLLDTEEAGEVVVGEFLWCYGESLVQLARSEFGSFVVWKALRVMQERNGDLFWRLVNKLMPFIQLLRGHRIGTFLDSLC, encoded by the coding sequence ATGGCAAACGGCGGCGATCTTACCGCCACAGGAGCATCCATCGAACAAGAGTCTCCGGTGGTTCCTCCTCCTCCACGTGAAATCCCCACCGCCAATATCCCTCCTCCAAGATTCACCGCACCAAACAGAGTCAATCTTACTGAAGAGAATCAATCTTTACTCAACTCAATTCGCTCCTCAGCCGCCTTAACTCCTCAAGAAAGGAACACGTTGTTCAACTTAATGACTAGCAGCGAAGAAAACGGTGCGGCTCAGTTTAGAGAGGTGGTCTCAAGAAGCGATCTTCGGAGGATGGCCTCGTTGCTGACGTCAGATCTCGATCGTTTCTTGGAGATGGCAAGAAACAAGAACGGCTCCAACCGCATACAGGAGCTACTCGGAAAAACAGATGAGGTGGACACCTTCTTCGTTAACGCTATCTCGCGCCGCTTCTTACACATCATGGCCGACTTGCACGCTTCCCGCGTTGCGATGCAAGGGATGCGAGTTTTCAGCCAGGCGAAGAAAGCAGCAATGTACGACTATGTTCTCCACCACGCGGTTAACCTGGCGTGTGACCGAGGCGGCTACACGGTGCTGAAACAAATCATAAACGACTGGTGCGCCTTAGGCCACTTTTTCTACAGAGACCAGCTCTTGTACATAGTCGCGCTAAACGCTCTCCGCTTAAGCTACGATCCTCATGGGAACTACGTGGTCCAACACGTGCTTCGACTCAATGACTTGCGTTGCACGCATAACGTTTCAGTTAACCTCAGTGGCCATTGCTTTGGCCTCTCGTTTACGAAGTTGGGAAGCTACTTCGTGGGGAAGCTTTTGGATACTGAGGAGGCGGGAGAAGTTGTGGTGGGAGAGTTTTTGTGGTGTTATGGAGAGAGCTTGGTGCAGCTGGCAAGGAGTGAGTTCGGGAGTTTCGTGGTGTGGAAGGCACTGAGAGTGATGCAGGAGAGGAATGGGGATTTGTTTTGGCGTTTGGTGAATAAGCTCATGCCCTTTATTCAGCTCTTGCGTGGACACAGAATTGGAACATTCCTGGACTCGCTTTGTTAG